From the Lactuca sativa cultivar Salinas chromosome 9, Lsat_Salinas_v11, whole genome shotgun sequence genome, the window TCTATTTGAGAGGGAAAAAAATATGATCTGCTTTAACTGTATATAATAATCACTGCATTTGAACTTTAATTTTCTCTACCAGTCAAAGTCCTCCAATAAATCCCATCCTAATTTTCTATTTTAGCCATCTGCCGCCGTCGTCCACCTCactattagaatatatatatatatatatatatatatatatatatatatatatatatatatatatatatatatatatatatatatatatatatatatatatatatatatatcgcatGCTCATTAAAGTTGATAACTTTTCTAAAGTTTGCCACTTACAGCATTAAAGAATCCAAGTGATTAACAGTACTTGAATTCATTTCCATTGATTCCTTTGAAACTATGGAATGTAACTGGAAGATGAAGAATAGTATGATTGATGTGACACCATTCTTGTTGTTTGAGTCATCTGCTGATTCTGAGGATGCCATCGCAGATGATGTTCTTCGGCATCATCATTACCATAATCATCATCAAGAAAAACAtggagaaaaagaaaaagaatccaTGGATGATGACGTTGAATCCTGCAGTTATGATCACTCATTCCATGTTAATGTCAAAACCATCCATGATAACCATCATCAAGTTCATGCGTATGGTGTTGGTCATGGTCAATATGATCATGATCATCGCCATGTTTATGATGGTAATAGAGAAGAGattgatgatgatgttgatgatgacgacgacgacgacgacgataATTGGGGTGAGAGCAAGATGATAGGCCAAGAAAAGAGATGTCATGAGTTGTGTGTTGATTCTTCAAGTCTGGATGACAGACAATTCTGGGAAACTTGTTTGGATTCGTGATTTTGCTattaaaaaaaaggaaataaCGAATTCACACAGATGGTTCTGTTCTAACTCAAACTTTGGTGTTTGAGCAGATTGAGCTTATATTTTCTTTCCTTTAGTCTTTTTTAACTCtatctatgtgttatatatgaaaTATGATCTACAAATAGTATTTGACTGGTAGGAATGAATCTGTGTTTGATTTATAAATCTTGGAAACGGTTTAAAGCTTTAAATATAAATGTATACATGCATCACGGCAAATTACTTGGAATAATCACGGCGATTATTCCAAGTAATTTGCCGTGATGCATGtatacatttatatttaattatcagaTAATGAAATTTCAATGAATTTAGACAGTGCCTTTTTACTTTTTGCTCTAAATTtgtgataaaaatttaaaaagtcGTGGATGTTTAAGAAAATGGTGGTGGACGCTAGAAAAAGAATCTAAGGACGACTGTTTGCTTTTTCCGACTCTTTATTAACAAGTCAAACAAAGCAACCCTAGTCCCTAGACCAAGATGAGGAAGATATGTTAGAAGATTGGCATAAAACAGGGCATGGCATGCTGGTTTACATTTTACAAAGTTATTATTAAAACTAAAACATGACATGGCAAGCAGGTTTTGATATGCAGCAACTGCTTAAAGTTTTCAAGAATCAGAAAATTATGAGTTCATACATTCCCATTCCGTCTACCATGTCGGCCTACGATGTGTATGGCGGTTTCAGTTTTTTTAGAAACCAGACTATTAAGACTAGCACCCGATGATTCCTCTTGAAAGTCAAACCCGCTCGTTGGACTTGAACGTTGTGTCACCAGATGATCCAGTTCTCTTTTGAACCGATCCTTTGCTTTCTTGTTCTCCTCGATTCGTTTCAGAAAATTTTCTTCAATCTCGCTTAGCGATGATTccgcttcatcatcatcatcttgttcttgttctttggatgatgatgatgctgatgGTTGTCTTCCCGGTTCACATCTGGTTTTCATCTCTTGATGATGGTCGGAAGGACATGAAACCGTTGAGACTCCGGCGGTTGTCTCTTCACGTTCTCTTAGGGTTTTGGCGATCAATGTCTTGAGCAGGTTCATCACTTGTACAGCGTGCATTAGAGCTGTCAACGGATCCGACATCTAAAATCCACCACCAATTAAACATATAATCAGGGAAATGACCAAGACAGAAGATGAAAAGGAATTTCATTAGATTTAGTATTACTACCTGAGTCATGTTGGGGGCAAAGACCATGGCGATATTTCTGGCGTTCATTTTATTGGATTCTTGTTGTTGGGCGACATCAGACATGAGATGAACAGCCCAATTAAGCAATGCAGATTGTGTGGGGTTGAGCTGTTTCACAAGCTCAACGCGCTCTTCCTCTGTGTTACACTGTAGAACCTCATCGGGTGAGAGGCCATCAAGGACACCACTTGGAAGCTCCCGGAACCAGGCTTTGATTAAACCCGCAAGACAATGGACCTCGATGTTTTCGGGCACCGTGCCTCTGTTTAGCTGCTCCCGCACCCGCTCCTCTTGACTGTTCTCCGGGTTTATACGGAAAATTCCTTCCGCCTACAAAATATGACTTACTGCCGAGACTGAGAAAAATAATTTTCAACGTCCATCTCCATCCATGCTTGTGTGATACAATACATCATACCCTATATGGTGGTTCAATACTATAAAAGTCTAAATGTGTGTTTGGTAATGGTTGGTCTgtaggaatggaatggaatggaatgaatcTTTTTTATCAAACTTTTATATTACATCAAGAGCATCTCCGATGGTAGCTTTTTACTATCTGAATAAGCTTTTGAAAAACTTTTCGCCATTGGAGAAAAAGGCTGATTTGagaggtcactccaaacacttactTTACACTAaccttttaattttcttttaggCTTTGTCACATTTGATCCGTACATTTAGTAACATTCTATTTTATACCATAATTATATTTAGATATTAAATTTCTTTTAGGCTTTATATTTAGTTACGTAATTGATTTcgtaaacaaaataaaattaatatatttaatgaaaaaataatataatttaaaaatagttgtcaaaacttttaaaattcaaaaattatcaaatattataaaatattgcGGTTACATAGTTATTTATTTAACTACATATATTAATTTTATCATCTTTTATAGTTTCGGCAAAAAAATATCAGATAAATGTTACTaaaatgataaattatatgaGTGGGCTTGATAAAACATTTAAGATAGATAAAGGATAAATTAGTTAATTTTGGagaaaaaaacttttgaaaaatgttaACCATTGGAGAAGCTAATTGGTAAAACCTTTTTATCAATTGTCAAATAAAAGGTAAATGATGGGACAAAAGTAAAAAAGCTTTTGAGAGGTTAACCATTAGAGATGATCCATCACATAACAACACAACGTGTAGTTTTAACTCTATCATATACATTATTTTATCGTGATTAATAAATTTTAACAAAAGAAAAGCCAATTAAAATCCAAATAATATCTGAATAAAAAATATAGTATGTTCCAGTTACTTTTAGAAAGTACAATTGTTATAAATCCAAAAATCTTCTGAAAGGGATTTGTGTTATAATAATCTAGTTAAATAAAAATGGACTATATTGCAAATTTTCATTCCATTCCATGATCAAATGAAGAAAAAAACACCCCATGTTTGTTACACTCCATTCCCTTcttgattccatcataccaagcACTACCCAAATTTGTGGTATCGATTGGGGGTTGTGTGTGTGGGACAAAACATAACACTAAGACATTGTACTATGTTTGGCTTGAATTGGATGTGGAGGCTGGAGGGACAAAAAGTTGAAATAAGTGGACAGAGACTCGCTTTCGATCTCTTATTTATGgaaaagacgtgaatgccctctacatcatcatcatcaaaaatATTTTGTCCGGACCTATGTAACACATGGCGTCCTAAAGAGGGACAATCCACAAGCACTTTTCATTGTGTGAGATTCTACCAAATACTTATCTCTTTTTCgtatgatatattgatatatgtAACAAGTAGCATACCTTTAGACCTCCTTGAGCATATAAACGTTCCTGCATGAGCAACAGAATTGTCGGGACACTGTTGCCTCTTGAATCATAAGAACACTGCATCGATTCTGCTGAAACCCCAAAAACGCTTACACTACACAACAACAAAACATATGTCAAAAGCACAATCAAAGTGACCAAATGCAAAAATGTCTCCAACCCACAATTTCAATTTACTGCAAAAACATTTTATCACTGGTTTCACATAACAAGTTAAAACCCTAGCTCTTCTTAGTTTGCATCAACAGAGTGTATAACAATGGATATATACAACTGAATAATCGCTTTTAAAACATTAATCCAACCTGGCCTTGCTCAAATTTTCAGTCAATGGACTCCAATTATTCAACTTTGGATTTCAAATTTTCATTGTTTTGCTAGTAATATGAGGGTCCCAGTTTGGCATTTGCTGCAATTTCCTTTGACAAATTTGCACCATTTTCTGTTTGTCAATgaactcataaaccctagatttcggacTATTTACAGAAATTTCAACACTAACGTAGAAGTGGGTTCCATTCGGAATCGATTTGTATCGTAAGGTACACATACGTTTTTGAAATCTAGAGCAAATTGTTCTTAAAAGTGATTTATTAATGAAGAAAGGCTAAAAATTATAGCACCTGGCACTGGGGGCTCGACAGGGGATTTCAACTTCAAATTCAACAGGAAGACCTAAAAATCCATGGAATCGATCGAAGGTAACATGAGTCAAATGCTGAACATCAGTTGGCCAACCGATTTCCATATGATGAAGAGTTGCTggttttgttgattttgattcttCCCTCTGATCATCAACTCGGCAAGCTGTCATTGATTTTCTTAGAGCTGCTATGATGAGAGCCACTAAGGAGAGGTGGTTTTGGTGTTCTTTTGAAGAACCCCCTTTTGTTGTGTCATCTCCGGCACAACCGCCGCCACATACGGCGGCGCACCCAGCTCCTCTTGGTACAACCACCATTTCTGTCATCAAACAGCCCCGTTTTTTTCTTTCAGATATGTCTGTAGCAATGTATCAATCGAGTTAAAACGGGGAAGATTTTGAAAGCGAGTGTTGTGAACTTGTGATTATCATAATCGAGACAGAAATGAAGTTGGTTTGAAATTCCAACTACCCTCTCTCGAAAATAGCCGGCCACCCTTTTTCAAATTTCTTGATTCATCCACTGTTTGACTATTTTCCTTAAACCTGGAATCTTTCCTTTTTATATGG encodes:
- the LOC128128373 gene encoding uncharacterized protein LOC128128373, coding for MECNWKMKNSMIDVTPFLLFESSADSEDAIADDVLRHHHYHNHHQEKHGEKEKESMDDDVESCSYDHSFHVNVKTIHDNHHQVHAYGVGHGQYDHDHRHVYDGNREEIDDDVDDDDDDDDDNWGESKMIGQEKRCHELCVDSSSLDDRQFWETCLDS
- the LOC111886406 gene encoding rho GTPase-activating protein 2, whose product is MTEMVVVPRGAGCAAVCGGGCAGDDTTKGGSSKEHQNHLSLVALIIAALRKSMTACRVDDQREESKSTKPATLHHMEIGWPTDVQHLTHVTFDRFHGFLGLPVEFEVEIPCRAPSASVSVFGVSAESMQCSYDSRGNSVPTILLLMQERLYAQGGLKAEGIFRINPENSQEERVREQLNRGTVPENIEVHCLAGLIKAWFRELPSGVLDGLSPDEVLQCNTEEERVELVKQLNPTQSALLNWAVHLMSDVAQQQESNKMNARNIAMVFAPNMTQMSDPLTALMHAVQVMNLLKTLIAKTLREREETTAGVSTVSCPSDHHQEMKTRCEPGRQPSASSSSKEQEQDDDDEAESSLSEIEENFLKRIEENKKAKDRFKRELDHLVTQRSSPTSGFDFQEESSGASLNSLVSKKTETAIHIVGRHGRRNGNV